The following nucleotide sequence is from Aptenodytes patagonicus chromosome 6, bAptPat1.pri.cur, whole genome shotgun sequence.
agacGGACTCagtcctgcagctggagcagccacagcagcagcacccgCTCCCCGGAGCTCCTGCTGCACAAGGCTCCTGCGCCAGAGGTGCCCGGGGGTGCCCAGAGCCTTGTGTCCTCCCCGCCTTGTCCTTCCTCATcgagaaagagaagaggaggatgccAGGCTCAGGAAAACTTGGCGTGACCCTCTTTGGGCTCATACAGCATGACCCTGAGGGTTTAGTCTATGGGCCCACACTATGGAAACAAATCTTCAGCTTCTGTTCTTGGGTGTGAACAGGAAGGCAGCGGGATGCTCTGCGGCATTCACTCACTCATGGGCTGTCAGCCACAAAAATGGCCCTGCAGCTTCCCACAGTCACCTTCCACAGGATCGCAGGGGAATTTGGGTTGGGAGGCAGCTTACCAGGGCATGTAGTGCaatttcctgctcaaagcagggtcaggcAAGGTACTTCTGGTTCCCTATGTTTGATCATTATTTCATTAACTTGGTGTCAGATGAActggattaaaacaaaaaatcctacaTGCTATGTTATGAAAATGTACAAACTGACAGCAGATCATGTGTAGGTTTCATACTGATTTCATTTTGTGTTAAAGATTACCATATGTGGGAGTTAATGggcataaatgagaaaaaaaaattaaccctaTGAGCTGGAGGAAGCAAAATATAGCTAATGAATAATAATTTGTTTCGGCGTGGATCATTGTAGAATGCTTTGGCAAAACTTAACTTAAGCTCTAAATAACTATTTACTTCAACCCTTTTGGCATCTTCAGTGAATGATTTGTAGTTATTAAAAGATTCCCAAATATACCCAGAGGAAGAATAGGTTAAAAGCATGACCATGAAATCATAAAAGGTTTAATCTCATTTGCTAGTTGAAGGCTAATACAGCACAATGAAGGAAGGTGGAACTTTTAAGTGGTCTTCCTGTAGTGAGATGATGAGCTGAATCTTGTTGCTAGTAAATGCAACCCATCGTCATCATTGATTATTAATTAAAAGCCCAAAGGCTGTAGCTGAGATATTGCATTCTCTTTGCATATTGGATAGGTCAGAAACAAACTCCAGTCGAGCGGCTTAGGGAAAGGCTTCTTCAACTGTACCCATCACAGAGGTTTATGTATAAACACAGGGATCACCTTGGGCCTCTAAGGCTGGTGGACTGATTGTCTTCCACAAAGATGTTATAGTAAGGATAAGTACCAAAAGGCAAACATTTAAGAACAGTCTTGCCAAGTTCCCCAGGAGCTAATGGCTCCAGCCACCACACTGCCTGTAGATCTGCTTGGTTTTTGTCCTGGTGGTGTCCAATCCTCCCACGTCTGACCAGCTTCCTCTCTGACGGGATGGCCCAACAGACATTATTCCATCATGTTGCAGGTAAAAAAGTAATCGTGTCGGAGGAGAAATGAATTTGGTGTGATTTTGCAGCGGTTCCTACTACCCCATGTCAAATATAGCAATGCTTAAAAAAAGAGCAGGAACTTTAAATGAGATTGCGAGGCTCAGCTTCGAGTTCCAGCGGGATTCAGAGGAGGCTGTGACTCTCAGCGTGTGTGCAGCAGGGAGTCACATCGGAGCAGGATGCGGTTTGAGGTGTTAGCTCTGCAGGTCATAGGATctgaaagatggaaaagaaactgTGTGTAAAATGTGTTTAATGATGCTTCTCGGTGTTTGGTGGGAGGCTCCCATACACTTCTGGGAGGTGAAGATGCCGAGTGCAGTTGCCTGCCATGGCTGATCATCAGAAGTGATCTTCATTGAATAATCAGAACAGACCTCAGTAATGAACTGCGCGAATGATCTGGCCAGTTGCACAGTTCTCTTCAGTGAGGCAAGATGAAACAGACCGAGCTTTCAATGGTTCATGAGGAAAGCATAAAAACATCGCAGGTGTTCAAGACCCAGAAGACTGCAGGGCAGACACTGGAACAGAGGCGGCTGTCCTAAGCTCCAGAAGGTGGATCTCCCTGGCAGGGTGTCTATCCGGACCGTGGGTCTCTCCTGCAGCATGcccagcctgctgcagctgggccCGTAGAGTTTTGTTGCACTTGGATTTCATACACACTGTAATAGTTAGCCAACTTTGCCGTATTAAAGAGACATATTGCAAGAAGACTGTAAGTAACTACATAAGGACCAACCTGGGTGTACGGTTTTACATTCTGCTCTGTCTGTTTAGGATCTTTTTTCAGACATGGATAAGTGGAACATTTTACTTCCTaactgaaagagagaaatagaCCACGAAATGCTGGGAGATGAATACAATTTTAAACCTAGAGAAGCAGATTCAGAGAATATCCTATTTTTATGCTCTCTCTCCATTTAATTCATCTGCCATGCCAAACAAGACATGCCTCAGTTGAATGAAGTCTCAAATAATCACATAATAGGAGAAGTCATTTATTGTGAATCAGGCTCATTCTCTGGTGATATAAATAGGCTGTGCTGTTCCACGGTCTTTTGTCAGTAGGGATTAATTAGCAGTTGACCCTTGGTTGGGATTTCTTCACTACCTCTACATTTTTCATCTCATAGGGCTAAATGAGATCTTAACATTGCTTTAAGAAGCCATGCTTCCTAAGCAGCACTTTAATTTATCTTTGGGCTATAAATCAGTAGTTTAATTTATCACTAGGTTACATATCAACAGTGAATAGTCAGGGTGGAATTGAGTTTATTATAAAGATATTCTGCTAGAAGACACAGTATTACAGTGATTGAAACATGCTGTTAAATTTTCCATTAATGCCCAATTCTGAATATGAATACGGAGAACCACACGTTACATACTTTACATTTAGCTTTCTAATAAATAAGTTCAATAAATAGGGATTTTGCAGATGAAGAAGCTGTACGCGTGAACAGAAGCTGCTTTACAATGTTGTCAAAAAATAACTAGAGCTATTCTTGTTTGTTACCAATCACTGGAAATCCgtaagtaaaatataaatattttactctTACTATGAAGACTGGAGGAACGACGATCTGTTAAAATCACCCTTAGGATTACATAGAACTTAATTTTGTACACTAAATTTATAATTTAGAGCATGCTTTCGTACCATTTTTAGcacacagtattttcaaatacatttcttaaaaatatgagAAATGAGTAAGACTGCCCATGTAAGATTTCATCTGTGCTCTGATCACTAGCTCTTGTGTTACACAATATTGCAGTTTGGCTAATTTTGGATGACCTATTCCACATTTGAAGAAGATATATAATAAAGGGCCGGATTTAGTCTGTAGTATATTGTAACATCTTGTTAATACAGTAATTTATTTGTCAcagtacaaaaaaattaattccccccaattattttttatatatatataatatataatccATTTATATTACccattttaataattattttcttgggAAACAACTCTTACGTTATCTCTAAAGATTGCCAGGAACAGAAATATTCTCGTACCAAATGAAAACGCAAGTAACTCGAGCAACTGTAGTTTTACTTCTCTGAAAGGTACAGTTATTTTCAGCACACACATTTCTCATGTTTTACCCGTAAAGAACTCCAGCAAGGCTCCCAACACCGGCAGTCAAGCGTTCGCGCTGCAGTGAGATGTTGGTCAGCCTTTGGGAAGGGTGGCTCGCCCATGGCTCCACAGAGCTCGCGCAGGCGCTCCCCAGGCAAGCCCAGTCCGTGCTCAGCCCCGTCCCGCGGTTCCTCTGGCTGACAACCCGCCAGTTTTCCTCAGCACGGAAGGCAGGATTGGACCATCAGCTGCCCAGAACCAAATCACCTCCGCACGCATTTGCACGCAGACATCTGTTCACGGAACGCACCACTACGTGCAAGTGCAAAGCAGGCACCTGCTTATCTGCCAGTGGCTGAGGTGTCAGTTCACCTGGAAGCCAATTTGCCTTTAATGGGGTCCAGATTTTTCATGAACAACCATCGTAATCTGAAAGCATAATCATGCACACATCAGTAAGCCTACCTTTTGTAAAACACCGGCACTCAAAGAAGACTGAATCATAAATGCTACCGAACTATCAAATAATTATCAACACTAGAAGTagatgaagaaataataaaactgtaAAGGTGAGATAACTGCATCATGACTTTGATTTAAATACTTGTTTACAACAGCAAGTGAGCAAAAGGCTAGGTATGTGGACTGAGCCTCAGAAGAGAAGACACTGCTTTTTCTTATtgttatttcctatttttaaagaGAGGCTGATTGAGAACATTTTTGAATGTGGGAGACTAAGTCATTAAAACAGAAGCACTTGGATTGCCTTCTTCCTTTAGGggatttacttcattttattttatctgacaCGAGtcagaaagaaatgagaatattgtaaggaggaggaaagctgaaTTTTGACatgttattttccattaaaattcttCCGCTGATTTTGTTAAGCTTTTTCTAAGGTCAGAAAATGAGGCTTTACCTAAAACGAATTTGAGAGACTGGTAGATTTTCCTCACGCACTTGTAGCACTACAGTGTCCTACTGTCTCAAAGCAGTGGATTTTTTCAAACTGTTCCCAAATCTTTTGCATTCGTTCACAAACTCGTATCTCCGTTCTGTTTATACTCAGATAAAATATTGAGAGTCATTTCCTCACTTTTGGACTGCACGTTGTGTTCACTTCTTCTGGACGATTTCCTGGTCGCCCTGGAAAGCCGCCTTCGAAAGGTATCACCTGCCAGAAAGTAAAGGATAGGGTCGACGCAGCTGTTGAGGCTGGCCAGACCCCTTGTCACTTGGTAAGTGGCATAAACCTTATCGTTGAAGGCACACATTTGTGGAGTCTGAAAATCCACCCTGGCTCTTAGATTTAAGGTCTTCATCACGTGGAAAGGAAGGTAAGACACAGCAAAGACCGTCAACACAATAATAACCAGGTAAATGGACTTTCTCCTGAGAGGAGAATTGTCCAAATCTTTGTAAATCAAAGCTTTCACAATGAGCCCATAGCAACCAAGAATCAGTATGAATGGGATGCAGAACATAAGCACTGTGGTGCACATGCTGTAAATGAAGTAACTTCTCAGGTAATCATCGGCTGTAGTGTCGTAGCACGTCgtggttttatttctccttatccCCGTTCCCGAGTAGAAGAGTATTGGAGAAATCACGGCCACCACAATGACCCAGACCAGGGTGCTGATGTACACCGCGTTCTTCTTCTTCAGCCTCCCCAGCGACTTCAAGGGGTGCACCACTCCCGTGTACCTGTGCACACTTATGCAAGTTAGAAACAAAATACTGCCATACAGGTTCACATGGAAGATGAACCTCTGCAGCTTGCACATGATATCTCCGAAGATCCAGTCTGTTTTATTGAAGTAGTAAAAGATGAGGGCAGGCAGAGTCAAGACATACAAGAAATCAGCTAGCGCCAAGTTGAACATGTAAACCGAGATGCCGCTCCAAGGCCTCATGTGGAAGACAAACATCCAGATGGCCACACTGTTTCCCAAAAACCCAGTGATGAAGACCAGAATGTAGACGGTGGGCAGGTAATAGAACTGGAAGCCAGTTTTGGTCAGGGAACACTTGGTGGTGGCGTTTCCCGCAGACCAGCCGCTGCTGGATAACAGGTTGGGTTCAGTTCCattcaaagcagcagagaagaagACTTCGGTCATGATCCTTCCACCAGAGTCACATAGGTCTGAGGTGAAGCAACAAAGTCTCTACAGGAACAGTAACGCatctgaagaaagaagagagcaaagaaaacCTAACTGGAAGGTAAAACCTGCCCTGCTTTTCTTCAGAGGGTTTCCATGCGGGTGTGCTCGGCTGAGTGTCTCCCACCCGCGCAGGTCGGTCTAGAGTGGGGTGTGGACCGTCCCCCCGCGCAGCACCCGGACCTGCCACACGTCGGGAGCCAGGGAACACCTCGGCGGGTCGCTGCCGGCCGCCGGCGGGCCCTTCTCCCCGCCCCGGCGCGCCGCGCACGGGGACAGGGCAGGCGGGGCGGGGGCGATAGCGACAGCGGGCTGGCCCTGCCCTGGGAcgcgccggcggggagcgggaaAGGGAAAGGGCGAGCGCCGCGAAGGGgcagcgggagcggggccggccggggggcAGCCGCTCCGCCCGCGCTCCTCAGGcgagcgccgccgccccggccgcctaCGCGGCTGCCGGCCCCGTCCCAcagcccgccgcccgcccgccgccgctccccccgcttCCGCCCGCTCCGCTCAGCCCGCCCGGCTCCCTCAGCCGCCTGGCTCCCCCAGGTCACCTCAgcctgcccggccccgctcccctcgctTCCGCCCGTTCACCTCAGCCCGTCGGCTCCCCGAAGTCACCTCAGCCCGCCTGTCTCCCCCAGGTCACCTCAGCCtacccggccccgctccccgcgtcGCCctcagccgccgccgcgccccagCCCGGCTCCGAGGAGCGCCGGGGCCACCCCCACCTGCTTCCCGCGGCACCCTTCGCAGCCGGCGCTCGCCTCTCCTCGCCGCCGGCAGCGTCcgcccggcggggggcggcgtCCCGCCCGCAGCTGCCCCGGCCGAGCCGGCTCCCATCGCcggacagggcagggcagccgggggcAGGGGCTCTACGGCGCCTCTGGCGCGGGACACCCCTCCatggcggcgccgccgccgcggggagagCGGCCGCAGCccctctgctgctggaggcagcgcGCCGGCCCGGGGCGgactgcgggcgggcgggcgggacgAGGCGCCGACTCGGCCCAggggcgcgccgcccgccccccgcacCGCCCTCGCAGGCGGGCGGTGctcgccgctccccgcccgcgccACAtggcggccgggccgcgccggggggcTGTGGGCGCTTCGGGGAGCGGGGTggggctggtgccggtggcgCCTCGCCCGGGGCAGCGGTCTGTGACCCCCAGCCGGCACACGCCACACTCGCGGCCCCCACCCGGGTCACCCGGCCCACCCGAGACGGGCGGCTCGGACGGGGCGTGACCGCACGCACTGGCACCAGCGGAGCTGCGGGGCGGTAGTGGAGCACGCGGGTGGGCCCACGCGGCGAGGCGGGCGTGGCGCCGCAGGCGAGGCCAGCGCGAGCAGGCACGGCCACGCGCCTTTGACCGCGTCGCCCGTCGCCAGGGGCTCCCGCGGGCGCGGTCCGGCACAGCAGGGGCCCGCGGGAGGGCCCAGCGCCGGCCCAGCGCTGCgctggccggggcagggctgcggcCTGCCCGCCCCTTCCAGGCAGCCGAGGCGGAGGAGGGGAGGGTCCCCTCCAGGCCCCCGCAGTGATGGAGGAGGGGGACGCCGCGCCTGGGCTAAGCCccctcctgccagcaccagcGCGTGGCGGGGCGCAGGCAGCGGGGTGCCAGGTGTGCTCCTCCTGAGCTGCTGTGAGCGGCTGAGCAACGCTTTCCTGATTTTGCTTTCACTCAACCCTTTGAAATCTGCTCTGCAACCCAGTTTAAGCTACATGAACATGTTAATTGCTGCAAATGGAACAGCTGAGCAGAAATATGCTCTACTGACCTCTAATTAAGCACTATACATTTGGCACTTGAGTCAGAATACGATTATTATTTATTGTCTTAGCAAAACACAATCTGCTGGTTTCAGCCATTTCTTCCTTGTTCACATTTTAGTTAGGATGTGTGGTGAGTGGTACATGAGCTAGTCATATCTGCTCTCAGCTAAAAGCTGTGTTCTAGATGGAGGATTATTAGTACTTCATGAATATGTAttcatttttcaaacttttgAGCCTTGTCTAAATTACAAAACTACTTTGTTGGGAAAGCCTAATTGGGAAATCAGCTGCATATTGTACTCCTGTAGGAATATGCAAGTGGATGCAGATGGAGTTGCCAGCCTGGCATCTCTTTCGGGGCAAGCTACACAGACTACAACTTTGAAGCAACAGCTTAAATTTTGTAAATATAAGACCTTTTCTTCCtgtgtgttaggttttttttctttttgtactcaTCCACTAACTGCATATTTACTACTTTGaagattctttttaattttaataccaATTTAAtgtgaagagaaaggaaagcgaAAAATGAGACAACAACGGCAACACTTGTAAAATCTGTGTTGTAAAGCAAGCCTGGTTTACAAAACTGTTCAGTGGTGCCCTCTAGGATTTTAAAGTGCTAGCAAAAATTAATCCTTAGCCTCGGCGTTCCCACAAGAGAAAACACCCAACCCACAAACCAGACGCACGGTAAATACAGTATAATAATATCAAGCCCACCATGCTGGTTTATGAAAAAGCCATCTTGCTCCTCGGAGAATCAACCGCATGGCCAAAACCAGAGTTCATTTTAATAAAGGACTTGGATtattgtgtaaaaaaaaataattaaaaaatacaaagcgATGCTAT
It contains:
- the P2RY1 gene encoding P2Y purinoceptor 1 gives rise to the protein MTEVFFSAALNGTEPNLLSSSGWSAGNATTKCSLTKTGFQFYYLPTVYILVFITGFLGNSVAIWMFVFHMRPWSGISVYMFNLALADFLYVLTLPALIFYYFNKTDWIFGDIMCKLQRFIFHVNLYGSILFLTCISVHRYTGVVHPLKSLGRLKKKNAVYISTLVWVIVVAVISPILFYSGTGIRRNKTTTCYDTTADDYLRSYFIYSMCTTVLMFCIPFILILGCYGLIVKALIYKDLDNSPLRRKSIYLVIIVLTVFAVSYLPFHVMKTLNLRARVDFQTPQMCAFNDKVYATYQVTRGLASLNSCVDPILYFLAGDTFRRRLSRATRKSSRRSEHNVQSKSEEMTLNILSEYKQNGDTSL